One region of bacterium genomic DNA includes:
- a CDS encoding DUF190 domain-containing protein: protein MRALTGEQILMRILIGESDRHHHQPLYQAIVEFLKQEKIAGATVFRGIMGFGAKSHLHTDHILRLSSDLPIVIEVVDSQENLDRVLPQLDEMISEGLITMEKVQVLRYKPRENASE, encoded by the coding sequence ATGAGAGCGTTAACCGGCGAACAAATACTCATGCGAATACTCATCGGCGAATCTGATCGCCATCACCATCAACCACTTTACCAAGCGATAGTCGAATTTCTCAAACAAGAAAAAATCGCTGGAGCAACTGTGTTTCGCGGCATCATGGGATTTGGGGCTAAAAGTCATTTGCATACCGATCACATTTTGCGGTTAAGCTCGGATTTACCGATTGTTATTGAAGTCGTTGATTCGCAGGAGAATTTGGATCGAGTGTTGCCGCAATTGGATGAGATGATAAGTGAAGGTCTCATCACTATGGAAAAAGTGCAGGTACTGCGTTACAAGCCGCGGGAGAATGCTTCCGAATGA
- the crcB gene encoding fluoride efflux transporter CrcB, protein MEILWVALAGVAGTLSRYGMTGVAYRILGDRFPYGTLLVNVIGSIVIGFVMHVGISTALLPKTVRVAVTIGFLGAFTTFSSFSYETIRILEERMWGMATLNIASNVVLSLLGCWIGIVFAKFLLGR, encoded by the coding sequence ATGGAAATACTCTGGGTTGCTTTAGCCGGCGTCGCCGGGACGTTAAGCCGGTACGGGATGACGGGAGTCGCGTACCGGATTCTTGGCGACCGGTTTCCGTATGGCACGCTGCTGGTAAACGTTATCGGCAGTATTGTAATCGGATTTGTCATGCATGTTGGGATTAGTACGGCGCTGCTCCCGAAAACTGTCCGAGTTGCCGTTACTATCGGATTCCTTGGCGCTTTTACCACCTTCTCCTCGTTTAGCTATGAGACGATTCGTATTCTGGAAGAACGAATGTGGGGAATGGCTACGCTAAATATCGCATCGAATGTTGTACTTTCGTTGTTAGGTTGTTGGATAGGAATCGTTTTCGCAAAATTTCTGTTAGGACGGTGA
- the rpsU gene encoding 30S ribosomal protein S21 produces the protein MPNVKVRDGEPFERAYRRFTKSCEKSGLMAEVRKHERYEKPSEAKKRKSAIARRKMRKMIAQQG, from the coding sequence ATGCCCAACGTTAAAGTTCGCGATGGCGAACCATTTGAACGTGCATATCGTCGCTTTACCAAATCCTGCGAAAAGAGTGGGTTGATGGCGGAAGTTCGTAAGCATGAGCGATACGAAAAACCGTCCGAAGCGAAAAAGCGGAAGTCGGCTATCGCCCGCCGCAAGATGCGTAAAATGATTGCGCAACAAGGCTAA
- a CDS encoding CvpA family protein: protein MTGWSSADNVLLIAMLLFGIRGAVRGFLRSLFGLLAVVIGFIVAALLYRDVAYWFAWMPASLPVRGIIAFLVLFLSTAIAIKSVGVILRKGAEISMMGGLDRIVGFFFGIVQGIVFLVVVVTIVLLSPGSDRFYQWMNQGNFAPILTAKAEMLANKTRDVTSDMRSEMLKRLQAWGVSPILLDRITADPALIRELANSSEQHKPPATLPPPHPNLYTKLQPVLSNDSLTARDKARMIWDLLQTERMPAPAGTK from the coding sequence ATGACCGGTTGGAGTTCAGCTGACAATGTGTTGCTGATCGCGATGCTATTGTTTGGCATTCGCGGGGCGGTGCGCGGCTTCCTTCGCTCGTTGTTCGGATTGCTTGCCGTAGTTATCGGATTCATTGTCGCGGCGCTCTTGTACCGTGATGTTGCTTACTGGTTCGCATGGATGCCGGCTTCGCTACCGGTACGCGGGATTATCGCCTTCCTTGTACTGTTTCTATCGACTGCGATTGCGATAAAATCAGTCGGCGTGATTTTACGAAAAGGCGCCGAAATCTCAATGATGGGCGGATTGGATCGTATAGTCGGTTTCTTTTTCGGGATCGTGCAGGGAATCGTATTTTTGGTAGTCGTGGTGACGATAGTGCTGCTCAGTCCCGGTTCTGACCGCTTCTATCAATGGATGAACCAAGGAAACTTTGCACCCATTTTAACTGCGAAAGCAGAAATGTTGGCAAATAAAACCCGCGATGTAACATCAGATATGCGGAGTGAAATGTTGAAGCGGCTACAAGCGTGGGGAGTATCGCCGATTCTGCTGGATCGTATTACAGCCGACCCGGCGTTAATCCGCGAACTTGCCAATTCCAGCGAGCAGCATAAACCCCCGGCAACGCTGCCACCACCGCATCCGAACTTATACACAAAACTGCAACCCGTGTTATCGAACGATTCGTTAACGGCGCGGGACAAAGCAAGAATGATTTGGGATTTACTACAAACGGAGCGGATGCCCGCCCCGGCAGGTACAAAATGA
- a CDS encoding GatB/YqeY domain-containing protein encodes MSETLEQRLTRESQEALKNHDARRREILSTILSAVKKARIDAAGKTFGPAEELGVLEKAKKQREESVGLYRQAGREDAAAKELEEIEVIKNYLPEPLTEEAVKQIIADAVAKTGAVTIKDMGKVMGLVQAQTKGRFDAAQVANLVKAALGA; translated from the coding sequence ATGTCTGAAACCTTAGAACAACGATTAACCCGGGAATCGCAAGAGGCATTGAAAAATCACGATGCCCGCCGTCGCGAAATCCTCTCGACGATTTTGTCCGCGGTGAAGAAAGCCCGGATCGATGCCGCCGGTAAGACTTTTGGTCCGGCGGAAGAACTCGGCGTTTTGGAAAAAGCGAAGAAGCAGCGCGAAGAATCAGTTGGATTGTATCGACAGGCAGGACGCGAAGATGCCGCCGCCAAAGAGCTGGAAGAGATTGAAGTTATCAAGAACTATCTTCCGGAACCCCTGACCGAAGAAGCGGTAAAACAGATCATCGCCGATGCAGTCGCCAAGACCGGCGCTGTGACGATTAAGGATATGGGGAAGGTGATGGGGTTAGTGCAAGCGCAAACCAAAGGGCGATTCGATGCCGCCCAAGTTGCCAATCTGGTGAAAGCGGCGTTAGGTGCGTAA
- a CDS encoding histidine triad nucleotide-binding protein, whose protein sequence is MDNCIFCKIVRGDIPAKIVYRDETVVAFHDISPAAPIHVLFIPVEHIVKLSELSIDHANLIGEIHVRIAKVAAELGLQDYRVVSNCGESVGQSVFHIHFHLLGGRKMGWPPG, encoded by the coding sequence ATGGATAACTGCATTTTCTGTAAAATCGTTCGTGGCGATATCCCGGCGAAAATTGTCTATCGTGACGAAACAGTTGTCGCGTTTCATGACATAAGCCCGGCAGCCCCAATCCACGTGTTATTCATCCCTGTAGAACATATTGTGAAACTCTCCGAGTTGTCGATAGACCATGCAAACCTGATTGGTGAGATTCATGTTAGGATTGCGAAAGTTGCTGCCGAACTTGGTCTGCAAGACTATCGAGTCGTAAGCAATTGCGGGGAAAGTGTCGGACAGAGCGTCTTTCACATTCATTTTCACTTGCTTGGCGGTAGGAAAATGGGTTGGCCGCCCGGTTGA